In Sander lucioperca isolate FBNREF2018 chromosome 21, SLUC_FBN_1.2, whole genome shotgun sequence, the following proteins share a genomic window:
- the LOC116046744 gene encoding ATP-dependent RNA helicase DDX39A-like, translating to MAENDVDNELLDYEEDEEPQGAPESAVPAGKKEVKGSYVSIHSSGFRDFLLKPELLRAIIDCGFEHPSEVQHECIPQAILGMDILCQAKSGMGKTAVFVLATLQQIEPVDGQVSVLVMCHTRELAFQISKEYERFSKYMSSVKAAVFFGGMVIRKDEEVLKKNCPHIVVGTPGRILALIRNKTLNLKNVKHFVLDECDKMLEQLDMRRDVQEIFKITPHEKQVMMFSATLSKEIRPVCRKFMQDPMEVFVDDETKLTLHGLQQYYCKLKDSEKNRKLFDLLDVLEFNQVVIFVKSVQRCIALAQLLVEQNFPAIAIHRGMAQEERLSRYQQFKDFQRRILVATNLFGRGMDIERVNIVFNYDMPEDSDTYLHRVARAGRFGTKGLAITFVSDETDAKTLNDVQDRFEVNVAELPDEIDISSYIEQSR from the exons ATGGCAGAGAATGATGTTGATAACGAGCTGCTCGACTatgaagaagatgaagagcCTCAAGGAGCGCCCGAGAGTGCAGTCCCCGCTGGCAAGAAGGAGGTCAAGGGTTCCTACGTTTCCATCCACAGCTCTGGCTTCAGAGACTTTCTGCTCAAACCAGAGCTGCTCCGTGCAATCATCGATTGTGGTTTTGAGCATCCGTCTGAAG tccAGCATGAATGCATCCCACAGGCTATCCTGGGCATGGACATCCTGTGCCAAGCCAAATCTGGTATGGGAAAGACGGCGGTGTTTGTGCTGGCCACACTGCAGCAGATTGAACCTGTTGATGGACAG GTGTCTGTATTGGTCATGTGCCACACGCGAGAGCTGGCCTTCCAGATCAGTAAAGAGTACGAGCGTTTCTCCAAGTACATGTCCTCGGTAAAGGCAGCCGTGTTCTTTGGCGGCATGGTCATCAGGAAGGACGAGGAAGTCCTGAAGAAGAACTGTCCCCATATCGTGGTGGGAACCCCCGGCCGCATCCTCGCTCTCATCCGCAACAAGACGCTCAATCTGAAGAACGTCAAGCACTTCGTCCTGGATGAGTGCGACAAAATGTTGGAGCAGCtag ACATGAGGCGTGACGTACAGGAGATCTTCAAGATTACACCCCATGAGAAGCAGGTCATGATGTTCAGCGCCACGCTGAGCAAAGAGATCCGACCAGTCTGCCGCAAATTCATGCAGGAT CCCATGGAAGTATTTGTGGACGACGAGACCAAACTGacgctccacggcctgcagcagTACTACTGCAAGCTGAAGGACAGCGAGAAGAACCGCAAGCTCTTTGACCTGCTCGACGTGTTGGAGTTCAACCAG GTGGTGATCTTTGTCAAGTCAGTGCAGCGCTGCATCGCTCTGGCCCAGCTTCTGGTGGAACAAAATTTCCCTGCCATTGCCATCCACAGGGGAATGGCTCAGGAGGagag GCTGTCTCGCTATCAGCAATTTAAGGACTTCCAAAGGCGGATCCTGGTGGCCACTAACCTCTTTGGCCGAGGGATGGACATTGAGCGGGTCAATATCGTCTTCAACTACGACATGCCAGAAGATTCTGACACCTATTTGCACAGG GTTGCCCGTGCTGGCAGGTTTGGAACCAAAGGCCTGGCTATAACCTTTGTGTCTGACGAGACCGATGCCAAGACTCTGAACGATGTTCAGGACCGTTTTGAAGTCAACGTGGCCGAGCTTCCAGACGAGATCGACATCTCCTCTTACA TCGAGCAGTCCAGATGA